AGGCGTGTTGGGAAGGGTGATGCCGTGCCGGAGCGCCAACCCGGATCGGGGGCGGATCTGGCATTCATATCCCTCGGGGACCGCGATGGCGAAGCCGGTCCGGAACAGCTTCCGCTCCATCGGCGCCAGCGACCCGTCTTCGGCGCTGGCCACGTCGTACCCGGCCGAGCCGGGGGTGGCCAGGCTCGGCAGCGGCAGGCCCTCGCCGTGAGGCAGCCGGCTCAGCAGGACTTCGATCGTGCTCGAGGCGGGCGCCCCGCTCACAGGATGCCGGCGACGTCTGCCAGGGGCAGCCGGAAGGCTTCGGCCACGCCCGGATAGACCACCTTGCCCTCGACCACGTTGAGGCCCAGCCCGAGTGCGCGGTCCGCCTTGCACGCCGCACGCCAACCCTGCTTGGCGAGCTTAAGTCCATATGGCAGCGTGGCATTGGTCAGGGCGAGGGTGGAGGTCCGGGGGACGCCCCCGGGCATATTGGCAACCGCGTAGTGCAGAATACCGTCGACGAAGTAGGTGGGATTCTCGTGGGTGGTCGGCTTGATCGTCTCGACGCAGCCCCCCTGATCGACCGCCACGTCCACGATGACCGTGCCCGGTTTCATGCTCTTGAGGTCGGCTCGCTTGACCAGGTGGGGCGCCTTGGCACCGGGCAGGAGCACCGCGCCGATCACCAGGTCGGCCCGGCGGATCGCCTCCAGGATGTTGTGCCGGTTGGAGTAGGTGGTGTCCACGTTGGCCGGGAGCACGTCGTCCAGATAGCGCAGCCGGTCGAGCGAGATGTCCAGGATGGTCACGTGCGCGCCCAGCCCGGCCGCCATCTTGGCCGCGTTGATCCCCACCACGCCCCCACCGATGATGACGACCTCGCCCGGCGCCACGCCGGGCACGCCGCCCAGCAGGATGCCGCTGCCCCCGAACACCTTCTCCAGATACTTGGCGCCGTCCTGCACCGCCATCCGTCCGGCGACCTCGGACATCGGCGTGAGCAGGGGCAGCTCGCCACTGGGGAGCTGCACCGTCTCGTAGGCGATGGCCACGGCGCCCGAGTCGATGACCGCCCGGGTGAGCTCCTCCGCGGCGGCGAAGTGGAAGTAGGTGTAGATCAGCTGTCCCCGGCGCATGCGAGGCCACTCCGGCGCGATCGGCTCCTTCACCTTCATGATCATCTCGGACCGCTGCCAGACCTCATCGGGGGTGGCGAGGATCGCGGCACCGGCCGCTTGGTAGCTGGCGTCGGGGAAGCCGCTTCCCACTCCGGCTCCGGCCTCGATCACCACGGTGTGCCCCGCCGCCACCAGCGCCTCCGCGCCCGCCGGCACCAGGGCGACGCGGTTCTCATTGGTCTTGATCTCTTTGGGAACCCCGATCAGCATCGATGCTCCTCGGATTCGGTTATGAGTCTCCTCACCCCTGTGGCCCCAGCCGGACGACCGTCTGCCGGTCGGCGGCAAAGAACTCCGCCGCCACCGCGGCGATCTCCTCGCTGGTGACCGCGTCGATCTCCGCCAGCATGGCGTCCAGCGGGCGGTACTGGTCATCGTGCAGGACGAACCCGGCCAGGCGCCCCATCCGCGCGGCGGGGCTCTCCAGCGAGAGCATGATCTGCCCTTTGAGCTGCTGCTTGCCGTCGGCAAGCTCGGCCGGCGGCAGTCCTTCGCGGGCCAGTTGGTCGTACTCCGCCCGGATCGCCTCTACGGCCTGGTCGGCGGTGGACGGCTGGGTGCCCACGTAGACGCCCAGCTGGCCCGACGCCTGGTAGAAGTGCTTGAAGGCGAAGATGGCGTAGGCCAGGCCCAGCTCCTCACGTACCCGCTGGAAGAGCCGGCTCGACATGCCTCCGCCGAACACATTGGTCAGGATGGCCAGGGCAAAGCGGCGCGGGTCGTTCAGCGGAAAGGTGTCCGTCCCGAAGACGATGTGCGTCTGCGCCGTGTCCCGCTCCTCCCGGTGCCCGCACCCCCGGCGCGCAGGGGTCGCCGCGACCGGAGGACGCGCCCGCTCCAGCCGGCTCCCTTCGAACCAGCCTTCCCGCTCGAGCACGGTGAGGAGCAGGTCATGCTCCAGATTGCCGGCCGCCGCGATGATGCAGTTGCCCCGGTTGTAGCCGGCCTCGTGCAGCACCCGGAGATCCGCGGCGGAGAGCCCGCTCAGCGTGTCGGGCGTCCCCAGGATCGAGTAGCCGTACGGATGCTCGGGCCAGAGCGCGGCGGAGTGGAGCTCGAAGACCAGATCGTCGGGCGTGTCGGCCACGCCGTTGATCTCTTCCAGGATGACGTTGCGCTCGGGCTCGAGATCGCTCTCCCGCAGGAGCGGATGCCGCACGAGGTCGGTCAGGATCTCGACCGCCAGGGGGAGATCGGCGTCGAGGATGTGCCCCTGGTAGCTGGTATAGTCCCGGCCGGTGAACGCGTCGAGCCCGCCGCCACGGACCTCTAGCTCCATGGCAAGCTGCTTGGCGCTGCGCCGCTCGGTGCCTTTGAACACCATGTGCTCGAGCAGATGGGAGATCCCCATCTGCTCCCGGCGCTCGTGGGCGCTGGCGGTGCGCACGTAGATGCCGACGGCTGCCGAGCGGACGCCCGGCAGCTTCTCGGTGAGGATGATCATCCCGTTCGGCGCCGTGGTCCGGAGCAGCCCTTCGTCGAGGCGAACCGTATCCACGTTGAGGCTACTCCTTGGGCAGCAGCGCCTTCCGGGAGAGCTTCATGCGGCCGCGGTCGTCCACCTCGAGCAGCTTGACCTGGACGATGTCGCCCTTCTTGACCACGTCCTCGGTCTTCTCGGTGCGCCCGTGCTGCAGCTCGCTGATGTGGAGCAGCCCCTCCACCCCGGGGAGGATCTCGACAAACGCCCCGAACGCCGTGGTGCTCTTCACCGGCCCTTCGTACGTCCGGCCCACCTCGGGCTCGGTGGTGATGGCGGCCACCATGGCGCGAGCCTTCTCGCCCGCGTCGCCGCCCACGGCGGAGATGGTCACCAGACCGCTGTCCTCGATGCTGATCTTGGCCCCGGTGGCATCCTGGATCCCCCGGATCGTCTTGCCCTTGGGTCCGATCACGTCGCCGATCTTGTCCGGCTTGATCTGCATGGTGAAGATGCGGGGCGCGTACTGGGACAGCTCGGGCCGGGGGGTCGGCAGCACCTTGCGCATCTCCCCGAGAATGAACAGCCGGCCTTTCCGGGCCCGTTCCAGCGCCTGCTCCATGATCTTGAGATCCATCCCCTCGATCTTGATGTCCATCTGGATCGAGGTGATGCCCCGCTCGGTGCCCGCCACCTTGAAGTCCATGTCGCCGAGGGCATCCTCGGACCCCAGGATGTCGGTGAGGACGGCCACCTTGTCGCCCTCTTTGACGAGCCCCATGGCCACGCCGGCGCAGGGAGCCTTCATCGGCACGCCGGCATCCATCAGCGCCAGGGAGCCGCCGCATACGGTGGCCATCGAGGACGAGCCGTTCGACTCCAGCACCTCGGAGACCACCCGGAGCGTGTAGGGGAAGTCCTCGTAGTGCGGCAGGAGGGGCTGAAGGGCCCGCTCCGCCAGCGCCCCGTGGCCGATCTCGCGGCGGCTGGTGCCGCGGATCATCTTGACCTCACCGGTCGAGTACGGCGGGAAGTTGTAGTGCAGCATGAACGACTTGGTGGTCTCTCCGGCCACGTCGATGCTGTCGATCCGCTGCTCGTCCTCCGCGGTGCCCAGGGTGGCGGAGACCAGGGCCTGGGTCTGCCCCCGGGTGAACAGCGCCGACCCGTGGGTGCGCGGGAGCACGCCGGTCTCGATGGTGATCGGCCGGATGGTGTCCAGGTCGCGGCCATCGACCCGCTCGCCCCGATCCAGCACCTGCTTCCGCATGACCCGGTACTCGATCTCCTCCAGCTCGGTGGCCAGCTCGCGGCCCCGATCGGGGAACTCGGCCAGCAGCGTGGCGAGGACCTGCTCCTTCACGCTCTTGACCCCGCGGGCGCGGGACGCCTTGTCCTTGGCGTTGATCGCCGAGGCCATGGCCGTCTCCGCACCCTCGCGCACCCGGCCAATCAGCGCCTGATCGGGCTCCACCTTGATCCAGGCGATCTTCTGGGCCGCCCCGGCCTTCTCGATCAACTGCTTCTCCAGCCCGATCAGCTCGCGAATGCCCTTCTGCGCCACCTTGAGCGCCTCCAGCACCTCGGCCTCGGAGATCTCGAGCGAGCCGCCCTCGACCATCACGATCGAGTCGGCCGAGCCGCTAACCACCAGATCGATGGTGGAGAACTCGAGCTGCTGGAAGGTGGGATTGAGGATCCAGTTGCCCTCCACCCGCCCCACCCGGACCGCGGCGAGCGGCCCGTTCCAGGGCACGGTCGAGAGGCTCAGCGCGGTCGACGCGGCGATGGCACCGAGGATGTCGGCATCGTTCTCCTGGTCGGCGGACAGCACCGTCACGAACACCTGCACCTCGTTCTTGAACCCTTCCGGGAAGAGCGGCCGGATCGAGCGATCGATCAGCCGGCTCGCCAGGATCTCCTTGTCCGAGGGACGACCCTCGCGCTTGAGGAACCCGCCGGGGATCTTGCCTGCGGCGTAGGTCTTCTCGCGATACTCGACGGTCAGGGGGAAGAACGGCAGGGTGGAGAGCGTGGGGGATACTGTCACTGCGGCCAGCACCATCGTATCGCCAAATCGGAGGGCGGCGGAGCCTGCCGCCTGCTTTGCGAGGCGTCCGGTCTCCAACGTGAGTGGACGGCCGGCGAACTGGGTCTCGATCCGTTGCACGGTCACTACCTTCTCTCTGTGAGGTTTCTCGGGTTTCTTTGCTGCTCAGGACACATCAATACGGAGAGGGCGCCCCGATTTGTCAGATCAGGACGCCCCCGATGCCACAGGCAATTAGTGCCGGAGACCGAGCTGCTCGATCAGTGCTCGGTAGGTCTCGAGGTCACTGCGCTTGAGGTAGGTCAGGAGACGGCGGCGGGTGCCCACCATCTTGAGGAGGCCCCGGCGGCCGTGGTGATCCTTGGGGTGCGTGCGGAAGTGATCGGTGAGGGAGTTGATCCGCTCGGTGAGCAGGGCCACCTGCACTTTGGTCGACCCGGTGTCGCTCGCGTGGGCCTGGTGCTTGGCCGTGACCGCCTGCTTGTCAAAACTCATGCTGCCGGTGTCCTCTGGACGAATTGGCGTCTGCACGAATTGGCGTCGTAATCCGTTGTAGCACGGAAGAATAAGGGGGGATCGGCGCCTCGGGCAACCCCTCGGTTACCCTCCGAACAGCCGCCGAAGATCGTTGGAGAAGGCCAGCCCCATCAGCAGGACGATCAGCACTAGCCCCACCATCGTGAGCCGCTCCCGCAGCCGGAGCGGCAGCGGACGGCGGATCACCGCCTCGGCCAGGAGGAAGAGGAATTGCCCGCCGTCCAGCACCGGCACCGGGAGCAGGTTGAGCACCGCCAGGTTGATCGAGATGAGCGCCATGAAATCCAGGAACGCGTCCAGACCGAGGCGGGCGCGCTCCCCGGCTAGCTGGCCGATCAGGATCGGCCCGCCCACCTCGCGCTTGGAGATCCGCCCGCTGAAGAGTCCCCGCACGGTCCGGACGATCTGGGTGGACTTCTCCAGCATCGACCGCCAGCCCTCGCCCATCGCCTCGCCCAGGGAGAGTGGCTCGGAGCGGTAATCGCCCCCGACGGCCACGCCGATCCGTCCGATGGCCACCTGACGCCCGTCGGGGCCCGGAATCGAATCGACGTAAGGCCGGATCCCGACCACGACGTGACGTGGGCCGTGGGCCAGCTCGAGCGTGAGGTCCTTCCCGGCGCTCGCCTGCAGCACCTCCAGCACATCGTACCACTGGTCCATCCGTCGGCCGTTCACTGCCACGATGGTGTCACCGAACTGGATCCCCGCCTTGGCCGCGGGGCGCCCAGGCAGCACCTGTCCGACCACCGGCGCGCGGTATGGCTGGAGCGCCTGGGACGCCTTGTAGCGCTGCTCCAGCGCGTCCGGATGGATCGGCAGGGAGATGGTGCGCCCGTCCGAGAGCTCGATCCGAACCTCGGGCTGGGGGACGTTTGCGATCCCCTCCGCCACGTCGGTCCAGGTGCTCACCTGCTTGCCGTTGATGGCGAGGATGCGGGTGCCGGGCCGGATGCTCTTCAGCACCTCAGCCTCGAGCGGCACCAGCTCCGGCACCACGCGCCCGACGGTGGTGGTCGGGTCGATGGCGCGCCCGTTCTTGGCCGCGAGGAAGGTGAAGAGCAGCCAGGCGAAGAGCGCGTTCATCGTGACCCCGGCCAGGATCACGATCATTCGCTTCCAGATCGGCTTGGCCTCGAACATCCGGTCGGGTGGCACCAGGACGGCGGGTCTGCCACCTTCGAGCGCGCTGCTGGTGGCCTCCTCCTCCTGGCTCGCCATTTTGACGTAGCCACCCAACGGTAGCCAGGAGATCGAGTACTCGGTCTCGCCCCGCCGGAAGGTGAGCCAGGGGATCGGCGGACCGAGGCCGAGGGAGAAGCGATGCACGTAGATCCCGGCCCACTTGGCGGCGGCGAAGTGCCCGGCCTCGTGGACGAAGACCAGGACGCCCAACACCACGATCAGCGACAGGACGGTTGTCAGCACGATGCCCTCACGTAGCCGCTCGCGTACTCGGCGGCCCGCTCCCGCGCCCACCGGTCGGCCTCCCGCACCACCTCCAGAGTGGTCGCGGGGACCGAGGTGTGCGCCTGGAGCACGCGCTCGATGATCTCACTGATGCAGCCAAAGGGAACCTCTCCCGCCAGGAACGCGCCGACCGCCACCTCGTTGGCCGCGTTGTACACCGCCGGAGCGGTGCCCCCTGCGCGTCCCGCCGCCACACCGGAGGCCAGGGCGCGGAACACCTCGGTCCGCACTGGCTCGAAGGTGAGCGGCCCCGCCGCGACGGGATCGAAGCGCCGGACGCCCTCATCGGGCAGCCGCACGGGGTGGGTCAGGGCGTAGAGGATCGGAAGCTCCATCGAGGGGAAGCCGAGCTGCGCGATCACGCTGCCATCGCAGAACTCGACGAAGGCGTGGACGATGCTCTGGGGATGCACCACGACCTCAAGCGCGTCATAGGGCAGACCGAACAGGTGGTGCGCCTCGATCAGCTCCAGCGCCTTGTTGGCAAGCGTGGCGCAGTCCACCGTGATCTTGCTGCCCATGCGCCAGGTGGGGTGACGCAACGCCTCCGCCACGGTCGCGTGGCGTACCTCTTCGCCGGCCCACCGGCGGAACGGCCCACCGGAGCAGGTGAGGATCAGGCGCTTCAGTCTGCTCTCGCGGCCGCTCACGCACTGGAGCACGGCGCTGTGCTCGGAGTCGATCGGCACCAGCTCGCCCCCGCCGGCGGCCGCCGCCTCGGCCACCAGGTTTCCCGCCATCACCAGGCTTTCCTTGTTGGCGAGCGCCACCCGCTTTCCCGCCCGGAGCGCGGCGATGGTGGCGTCGAGCCCGGCGGCTCCGACGACCGCGTTCACCACGATGTCCGCGTCCGGGTGGGTGGCTGCCTCCACGAGCACCTGGGGCCCCGATGGCCAGCGGTCATCCCGGCCGACCGTGGCGAGACCGGCGAATGCCGGCCGCCACTCCGCCACCTGCGCCTCCAGCTCGGCGCCCTGGCGGCCGGCGGTGAGCGCGACCACGCGGAAGTGATCCCGCTGTCGCCGCAGGACGTCGAGCGTGCTGCGGCCGATGGAGCCGGTGGAACCGAGGACCGCGACGCCGCGCATCAGATCGCTCCGAACGCCCGGTAGAACGCGGCCGCCGTGGGCACGACGAAGTAGAGCGAGTCGAGCCGGTCGAGCACACCGCCATGCCCGGGGATGAGATGGCTCGAATCCTTGACCCCAGCCTCGCGCTTGAACAGAGACTCGGCCAGGTCGCCCAGCTGCCCCACCACGGACAGTGCCGCGGCCATCGCGAGCAGCTGCCAGACCGGGATGCTGACGCCTACCATGGGGAACACGCCCAGCGCGAAGAGGGGTGCCACCAAGAGGCCGCCCGCCACACCGGCCACGGTGCCCGACCGGGTCTTGCCCGGACTCACCGTGGGCGCGAGCTTCGGCCCTCCGAACATCCGTCCGCCGAACATCGCGGCGGTATCACACACCCAGGTGACCACCAACGGATAGAACACCAGCCAGGCGCCGGCCCACGAGCGCTCCGGATAGCGCGTATGCCGAATGGCCAGCAGAAAGACGGGCATGGCGCCGGTGTAGGCGACGCCGAGCAGCGTGGTGCCGACGGCCTCGAGCGGGCGGTCGGCCGGCGCCCGCTGCGCCAGGGCCCAGGTGAGGACCACCACCAGCCAGAGCGCGCCGAGGTAGGGCCACGCGCCCGTGATGCCTTCGCTCCAGCCCGGCGTGAGGATGGCGCCGTAGGCGAGCGGCGCGATCAGCGCCGCGCCCGCGATCCCCAGGACCCGCGCGGGCCGCACGCCCTGCCGCTCCGCCAGGCCGAACAGCTCTCCCGCCCCCAGGCCGGCGACGACCGCCAGCAGCGCCACCAGGGGCAGTCCGCCGAGATAGATCACGCCGAGCGCGAGCGGAATGGCGATGACGGCGACGCCGACCCGACGGACCAGATTGGCGTCCATCAGACGGAGACGCGCCCGAACCGGCGATCGCGCCGCTGAAACTCCAGAATGGCTTCGAAGAGATGCAGCCGGGTGAAATCGGGCCAGAGGACCGGCGTCACGTACAGCTCGGCGTAGGCCAGCTGCCAGAGGAGGAAGTTGGAGATCCGCATCTCACCGGACGTGCGGATCAGCAGATCGGGATCGGGCCACGGCGCGGTGTAGAGCCGCCGGCCCAGGGACTCCTCGTCGATATCGGTCGGGTCGAGCCGGCCGGCGGCGACCTCCTCCGCAAGTATCCGCGCGGCCCGGGCGAGCTCCGCCCTGGAGCTGTAGGAGATGCACAGGTTGAGGGCCAGCTCGGTCCCGCCCGCGGTCTCCTGGACCACCCGGTCGACGGCACGCCGGGCCGCGGGAGCCAGGCGCTCGAGATCGCCCAGAATGCTGACGGCCACGCCCTTCTCCCGCAGGTTATCGACCTCGCGCGAGATGTACTCCTCCAGCAAGCTCATCAGCGCCTCGATCTCGAGCGCCGGCCTCTGCCAGTTTTCCTGGCTGAAGGCGAAGAGGGTCAGGACGCCGACGTCGGCCTTGAGGCACGCCTCGACGACTTCCCGCACCGCGCGCATGCCGGCGTGGTGGCCCAGCGGGCGCGGCAGGGAGCGGCCCTTGGCCCACCGGCCGTTCCCGTCCATGATGATCGCCACATGTGCTGGAACGGCGCCGTGCATCTTGATCCGGCGCAGGAGATCGTCGCTCATCCGTCAGACTTCCAGGATCTCGGCTTCTTTGGCGTGGATCAGCCCATCGATCTGCTTGATGTGCTCATCGGTGATCTTCTGCACCTCCTTCTCCGCCCGCGTCTTGTCGTCCTCGGAGACCTTCTCCAGCTTCTTGATCTTGGAGAGCGCGTCGGTCCGGGCGTGCCGGACCGCGATCCGTCCCTCCTCGGCGAGCTTGTGCACCACCTTGACCAGCTCCTTGCGCCGCTCCTCGGAGAGCGCCGGCAGCGGGACCCGGATCAGATTGCCCTGGCTCGAGGGGTTGAGGCCCAGGTCGGCCTCCCGGATGGCCTTGTCGATGGCCTGGCTCAGCGCCTTGTCAAACGGCTGCACGGTGAGCAGGCGGGGCTCGGGGGCGCTCACCATGGCCACCTGGCTCAGCGGCACCAGGGTGCCGTAGGCCTCCACCCGCACGATGTCGAGCAGCGAGGTGGTGGCCTTGCCGCTCCGGATGCCGCTGAACTCGCGCTTGGTGTTCTCGACCGCCTTGTGCATCAGCTCGCGACCGTGCTTGGTCAGTTCCGGAATGGTGCTCATCGGACGATGGTCCCTACCCGTTCGCCTTGCAGCACGCGGGTGATGGCGCCGGGCTGGTTGATGTTGAAGACGACGATGGGCAGCTGATTGGCCTTGCAGAGTCCGAACGCGTTGGCGTCCATGACGGCGTAGTTCTTGACGATCGCCTCCTGGTAGGTGAGCTCCGGAATGAATGTCGCCGCCGGATCGGTCCGGGGATCGCCGGTGAATACGCCGTCGACGTTGGTGGCCTTGAGGATCACTTCGGCCTCGATCTCGAGTGCGCGCAGCACCCCGGCGGTATCGGTGGAGAAGAACGGATTGCCGGTGCCGGCCGCGAAGATGATCAGCCGGCCTTTCTCCAGGTGGCGGATGGCCCGGCGTCGGATGTAGGGCTCGGCCAGCGATTCCATGCGGATGGCGGTCATCACCCGGGTGTCGACCCCCACCTTCTCGAGGACGTCCTGCAGCGCCAGCGCGTTGATCACGGTGGCCAGCATGCCCATGTAGTCCGCGGACACCCGGTCCAGCCCTTCCCGGCTGGCGGTGGCCCCGCGGATGATGTTGCCCCCGCCCACCACCAGTGCCAGCCTCACGCCCAGCCGGTGTACTGCCTTGATCTCTTCAGCGAAGGCCTCCACCACATGGAAATCGAGACCGGAGCCCTTGTCGCCCCCCAACGCCTCGCCCGAAATCTTGAGCAGGGCGCGGGTGTAGGCGACGGGCATCAAACTTCACCAATCTTGAACCGGGCAAAGCGCCGCACGGCGATGGTCTCGCCGAGCTTGCCGGAGGCCTCCTTCACCAGCTGGCCCACGGTCTTCTTGTCGTCCTTCACGTAGAGCTGCTCGGTCAGGCTCCGCTCGGCCACGAACTTCTTGAGCTTCCCCTCCACGATCTTAGCGCGGATGTTCTCAGGCTTGCCCTCCTGGGCCACCTGCTCCTCGGCGATCCGACGCTCGCGCTCGACCAGCTCCGCCGGGACGTCCTCCGGACTCACCCCGATCGGATCGGCCGAGGCGACGTGCAAGGCGATGTCCCGGGCGAGCTGCTGGAACTCCTCGGTGCGGGCCACGAAGTCGGTCTCGCAGTTGAGCTCCAGCAACACGCCCACCTGCCCGTTGTGATGGAGATAGCTCACGATGATCCCCTGGGAGGCGCTCTTGCCGGTCCGCTTCTCGGCCTTGGCGATGCCCTTCTTCCGCAGGATCTCCGAGGCCTTCTCCATGTCGCCGCCGCCCTCTTCCAGGGCTCGCTTGCAGTCCATCATTCCCGCGCCGGTTCGCGCGCGCAGGTCACTCACGTCCTTGGGGGAAATCGTCACACTCGCCATAGTCTTCAACCAGGTGCAGTCAGGGGTGAATAGTAAAACCGCCGCTCACGGCCCGCACGGGCCAGGAGCGGCGGATGCTCCGATGGTCCGGGTAGTGGTTTACGCTCCCGCCTCGCCGGCCGGACCGGGGGCGGCGACCTCCGCAACGCCTTCGGTCTCGGTCTTGAGTCGGGCCGCGATGGCCTCCGGCTTAGGCCGCCGCTTGCGCCGGGGCCGGCGCCGCTTGCGGTCGGCTTCCGAATCACCCTCGCTCCCGGCGTCGGTGCTGTAGGTCTCGGCGTCGAGATCCTCGGACACCTCGCGCATCGGCATCTGGGCGCGGGCCTCCTTGATCACGTCGGAGAGCGCGGCCGTGATGAGGGAAACCGACCGGATGGCGTCGTCATTCCCCGGAATCGGCACGGTGATGACGTCGGGATCGGCGTTGGTGTCCACGATGGCGACCACCGGGATGCCGAGCTTGTTGGCCTCGGCCACCGCGATCTTCTCCTTCTTGGCGTCCACCACGAACAACGCCCCCGGCAGCCGGCCCATCAGCTTGATGCCTTCGAGGTTGCGGCTCAGCTTCACCCGCTCCCGCTCGAAGAGCAGCTTTTCCTTCTTGGTGTAGTTCTCGAAGTCGCCGTCCGCCGCGCCCTGCTCCAGCTCCCGAAGCCGGCGAATCTGCTTCTTCAGGGTCTGGAAGTTGGTGAGCATGCCGCCCAGCCAGCGCTCGGTGACGTAGAACGCGCCGCTGTCGGCGGCCTCCGCCTGCACGATGGCCTTGAGCTGCTTCTTGGTGCAGACGAACAGGACCCCTTCGCCTTTGAGCACGACGCTCTTGAGCAGCTCCTGGGCCTTCTGAATTTGCCGCAGGGTCTTCTGGAGGTCGATGATGTAGATGCCGGAGCGCTCGGCGAAGATGAAGCGCCGCATCTTGGGATTCCACCGGCGGGTCTGGTGACCGAAATGCACGCCGGCTTCGAGCAGGTCCTGCAGTTGAGGCTGTGCCATGCGGGTCTGCGTGTCCTGTCTGATGAGGGTTAAGCGTCCATCGCGTTCATCTCCGGGCGCGATCCCGGCTCGAAGCCGGGACACCCACGCCAGGATCCCGCGATGTGCGAGGTCGAGTTCCCTGAGCAAAGCGAACGGGCCATGCTCCCACGAATGCCCCCTCCGCTGCGCTCAGCTTACCGCTTGCTGAACTGGAACCGCTTCCGGGCGCCCGGCCGGCCCGGCTTCTTCCGCTCCACGGCGCGCGGATCCCGGGTCAGCAGCCCCGCGGTCCGCAGCTTGGCCCGGTGCTGCCCATCCGCTTCGACCAGCGCGCGGGCAATGGCGTGCCGGAGCGCTCCCGCCTGCCCCGCCTGGCCGCCGCCGTTCACATGGGCCTTCACGTCGAACGCACCCAGCGTGTCCGTGGCCGTGAACGACTGCTGGATGTGCTGCACCAGCGACGGCCGGGGGAAATAATCGCCGAGGGTCCGGCCGTTGATGGACCACTTGCCGGTACCGGGGGTCAGGTAAACCCGGGCCACGCTGGTCTTCCGGCGGCCCACCGCCTGCCAGCGAAATTCGGGTGCTGCGGTCATGCGCCCACCTTCGAGGGAGTGACGGAGAACGGCTTGGGCTGCTGCGCGGCGTGCGGGTGCTCGGCGCCCGCGTAGACCTTGAGCTTGCCGCGCATCTTCTGCTTGGCCAGCGAGGTCTTGGGCAGCATGCCGAACACCGCCTTCTCGATGACCCGGTCCGGGTGCTTGGCGAGCAGATCGCGCGCGGCGGTGAAGCTCTCGTGCCCCATGTACCCGGTATGCGAGAAGTAGCGCTTGTTGCTCAGCTTCCGGCCGGTGAGCCTGACCTGCGCGGCGTTGATCACCACGACGAAGTCCCCGCCGTCCATGTGCGGGGTGTAGGTGGGCTTATGCTTGCCCCGGATGAGCTGGGCGACCCCGCTGGCCAGACGACCGAGTGGCACGCCCGCGGCATCCACGACGTGCCACTCGTGGCTGATGTCGTCGGGCGTGGCGGTAAAGGTTTTCATTTCCTCTGCTGCCTCAAACGAGCGTGGCTCAAACGAGCGTGGGCCGGGGGTCAAACCGAAACAGACTCACAAGATAGAGGGTCGGGAGGAGGAGGGTCAAGGGCCCGGATCGAACTCCGCCAGTACCTGACCCTTCTCCACCGCCTCGCCCGGCCGAACGCGGATGGCTCTGACCCGAGCGGCGGCGTGGGCCCGCAGCTCGTTTTCCATCTTCATGGCTTCCAGCACCAGCACGCCCGCGCCAACCGCAAGCACCTGCCCCGGTTCCACCAGTACCCGGACCACCAGGCCAGGCATGGGGGCACGGAGCACGCCGGGTCCTGCCGGGCGGGAGCCGGCGCCGGCGAGACTGCGCACGTGCCGGGTCCGTTCGTCCACCACCTCCGTCTCCCAGCGCTCCGCCCGGAGCGTGACGGTCCAGCGGCCCGGTCCCCCGCTCTCCAGCGCGAGACCCACGGGCCGCCCGCTCAGCAGCAGCTGGCGGAGCGGCGTGCCCGACGCCGCGGTGAGCGAGGCGGTGTACTCTCTGCCGTCGGCGACCACCCGCTCCCCGTCGATCTCGACTTCCACCTCGCGTCCGGCGACGCTCACGAAATATTTCACGAGGCACGATCCAGCACGGCCACCGTCTCGACGTGCGCGGTCTGGGGAAAGAGATCGAACGCGCGCACGCCGGCCAGGCGGAACCCGGGAAGCCGGCCGAGGTCGCGGGCGA
The DNA window shown above is from Gemmatimonadales bacterium and carries:
- the tsf gene encoding translation elongation factor Ts, which produces MTISPKDVSDLRARTGAGMMDCKRALEEGGGDMEKASEILRKKGIAKAEKRTGKSASQGIIVSYLHHNGQVGVLLELNCETDFVARTEEFQQLARDIALHVASADPIGVSPEDVPAELVERERRIAEEQVAQEGKPENIRAKIVEGKLKKFVAERSLTEQLYVKDDKKTVGQLVKEASGKLGETIAVRRFARFKIGEV
- the rpsB gene encoding 30S ribosomal protein S2, translating into MAQPQLQDLLEAGVHFGHQTRRWNPKMRRFIFAERSGIYIIDLQKTLRQIQKAQELLKSVVLKGEGVLFVCTKKQLKAIVQAEAADSGAFYVTERWLGGMLTNFQTLKKQIRRLRELEQGAADGDFENYTKKEKLLFERERVKLSRNLEGIKLMGRLPGALFVVDAKKEKIAVAEANKLGIPVVAIVDTNADPDVITVPIPGNDDAIRSVSLITAALSDVIKEARAQMPMREVSEDLDAETYSTDAGSEGDSEADRKRRRPRRKRRPKPEAIAARLKTETEGVAEVAAPGPAGEAGA
- the rpsI gene encoding 30S ribosomal protein S9, with product MTAAPEFRWQAVGRRKTSVARVYLTPGTGKWSINGRTLGDYFPRPSLVQHIQQSFTATDTLGAFDVKAHVNGGGQAGQAGALRHAIARALVEADGQHRAKLRTAGLLTRDPRAVERKKPGRPGARKRFQFSKR
- the rplM gene encoding 50S ribosomal protein L13 — encoded protein: MKTFTATPDDISHEWHVVDAAGVPLGRLASGVAQLIRGKHKPTYTPHMDGGDFVVVINAAQVRLTGRKLSNKRYFSHTGYMGHESFTAARDLLAKHPDRVIEKAVFGMLPKTSLAKQKMRGKLKVYAGAEHPHAAQQPKPFSVTPSKVGA
- a CDS encoding biotin/lipoyl-containing protein; this encodes MKYFVSVAGREVEVEIDGERVVADGREYTASLTAASGTPLRQLLLSGRPVGLALESGGPGRWTVTLRAERWETEVVDERTRHVRSLAGAGSRPAGPGVLRAPMPGLVVRVLVEPGQVLAVGAGVLVLEAMKMENELRAHAAARVRAIRVRPGEAVEKGQVLAEFDPGP